A single Providencia manganoxydans DNA region contains:
- a CDS encoding TSUP family transporter: MDWLTAVAPEVYLLLFCVALFAGFIDSLAGGGGLLTIPALLSVGITPVEALATNKLQAVGGSFSSTLYFVRRRAINLREQIFPFIMTVIGAMAGAIVIQMINTDFLKQLLPIMVICVGLYFLLTPSLGAQDRQQRISIPIFGVAIGMTIGFYDGAFGPGTGSFLALGYVLLLGYNLAKATAHAKLLNFASNSGSLIFFIIGGHVLWALGFVMLVGQMVGARLGARLVLTKGQKLIRPMIVIISLLMSIKLLHDSHGDAIKAWVISLF; encoded by the coding sequence ATGGATTGGTTGACCGCTGTTGCACCTGAAGTCTATTTGCTGCTGTTCTGTGTTGCGTTGTTTGCGGGATTTATTGATTCGCTTGCAGGTGGGGGCGGTTTATTAACCATACCTGCATTACTGTCTGTGGGGATCACGCCTGTCGAAGCGTTAGCCACCAACAAACTCCAAGCGGTGGGCGGTTCTTTTTCGTCTACGTTGTACTTTGTCAGGCGTAGAGCTATCAATTTACGCGAGCAAATATTTCCCTTCATTATGACAGTCATTGGCGCTATGGCTGGTGCTATTGTTATCCAAATGATTAATACTGACTTTCTGAAGCAGCTATTACCCATCATGGTGATTTGTGTCGGGCTGTATTTCTTGTTAACACCATCATTGGGCGCTCAAGACCGCCAACAGCGTATTAGTATTCCGATTTTTGGTGTGGCTATTGGGATGACAATCGGCTTCTATGACGGTGCTTTTGGACCAGGAACGGGATCATTTTTAGCACTAGGCTATGTTTTATTGTTAGGTTACAACCTTGCGAAAGCGACAGCCCATGCGAAATTACTTAATTTTGCATCAAATTCTGGATCTTTGATATTTTTTATTATCGGAGGTCATGTTTTATGGGCACTAGGCTTTGTTATGCTTGTTGGCCAAATGGTTGGCGCGAGATTGGGTGCTCGCTTAGTGCTGACTAAAGGACAAAAACTGATCCGACCGATGATAGTGATCATCTCTTTGTTAATGAGTATTAAATTGCTCCATGATAGTCATGGTGATGCAATCAAGGCTTGGGTTATTTCGTTATTTTAA
- a CDS encoding elongation factor P hydroxylase, with product MTKHHYQQLIDIFEECFGEEYNTKLVKGDDEPVYLPADEHTPYHRVVFAHGFFTSALHEISHWCIAGEARRQQVDYGYWYCPDGRDEKTQGEFEVVEVKPQSFDWLFCVAAGIPFNVSCDNLEGDFEPDRIAFQRKVHRQVMEYLANGIPERPLRFVKALQTFYNTPPLCAEDFPYPEDIFS from the coding sequence ATGACTAAACATCATTATCAGCAGTTGATAGATATTTTTGAAGAATGCTTCGGAGAAGAGTACAACACGAAATTAGTTAAAGGTGATGACGAGCCTGTTTATTTACCTGCGGATGAGCATACGCCATATCATCGTGTTGTTTTTGCTCATGGTTTCTTTACGAGTGCTTTGCATGAAATTTCTCACTGGTGTATTGCGGGAGAGGCTCGGCGCCAACAGGTTGATTATGGCTATTGGTATTGCCCTGATGGCCGTGATGAAAAAACACAAGGCGAGTTTGAGGTGGTTGAGGTTAAGCCTCAATCATTCGATTGGCTATTTTGTGTTGCCGCTGGGATCCCTTTTAATGTGAGTTGCGATAACTTAGAAGGGGATTTTGAGCCTGACCGTATCGCATTTCAACGCAAAGTTCATCGTCAAGTGATGGAATATTTAGCAAATGGTATTCCTGAAAGGCCATTACGCTTTGTGAAGGCGCTACAAACGTTTTACAATACCCCACCTCTTTGCGCAGAAGATTTTCCTTATCCGGAAGATATCTTCTCCTAA
- a CDS encoding YfcL family protein codes for MLADFETRILTKIDDMVEHASDDELFAGGYLRGHLTLAVAELEEEQETSADALYQRVEDSIQQAIKGGELTPPDQVLVLGMWKSLLDEVR; via the coding sequence ATGCTTGCGGATTTTGAAACACGCATACTGACAAAAATTGATGATATGGTCGAACACGCAAGTGACGATGAATTATTTGCCGGTGGCTATTTGCGTGGGCATTTAACCCTTGCTGTAGCTGAACTTGAAGAAGAACAAGAAACTAGCGCAGATGCTCTCTATCAACGTGTAGAAGACAGTATTCAACAAGCGATTAAAGGTGGCGAGTTAACCCCTCCAGATCAAGTATTAGTACTAGGCATGTGGAAATCACTTTTAGATGAAGTGCGCTAA
- a CDS encoding GNAT family N-acetyltransferase, translating to MFSIRKAVPSDAAILPTIEHSAAQTFRGHPELGWIADDDVQSEQDHLNYIAQEMEWVAVNNNDQPVAFINIERLQESLHICEVSVCQSWQGKGVGRRLIQQVVEFALLEGVRSVTLTTFREIAWNAPYYQRLGFSIVEASELTTDLASILQQEVNAGFNVEQRCAMRLNIIR from the coding sequence ATGTTTTCAATTCGTAAAGCCGTTCCTTCTGATGCTGCAATCTTACCTACTATTGAACATTCAGCAGCACAAACATTTCGTGGTCACCCTGAATTAGGTTGGATTGCTGATGATGATGTGCAGTCAGAACAAGATCATCTTAATTATATAGCTCAAGAAATGGAGTGGGTGGCTGTCAATAATAACGATCAGCCAGTCGCTTTTATCAATATCGAACGATTGCAAGAGAGCCTTCATATCTGTGAAGTCTCGGTGTGTCAGTCTTGGCAGGGGAAAGGTGTCGGACGTCGATTGATCCAACAAGTAGTAGAGTTCGCATTACTGGAAGGGGTTCGTTCTGTCACGCTAACCACTTTCCGCGAGATTGCATGGAATGCACCTTACTACCAGCGATTAGGTTTTTCGATAGTAGAAGCGAGTGAATTAACTACTGACTTAGCATCTATATTGCAACAAGAAGTGAACGCAGGTTTTAACGTTGAACAACGATGTGCGATGCGTCTTAATATTATTAGATAG
- a CDS encoding ammonium transporter: MENILSVLDVPNTAFMLLCTSLVMLMTPGLAFFYGGLVSRKSVITIMSQSFFSMGWVAIIWFVVGYSLSFGPSINGIIGDPFYYAFLNNVSPQTMYTGNDGGLPILVHFSYQMMFAIITPALITGAFANRVNFPAYLIFLTLWTLFVYCPFVHMVWSPEGIFAKWGVVDFAGGIVVHATAGFAAIASALYVGKRMVPSDGTHNIPYIALGAALLWFGWYGFNAGSELQVNTVTVSAFLTTDIAAAFAAVTWFIIERLHTGKPKLVGFLTGAVAGLATITPASGYVSIGSAAIIGIIASLVCYFFVFLVRRHLDDALDVFGVHGVGGITGSILVGVFASTVWNPKGPAGLLEGNGMQIVKQLVAVVFTSVWSFVFTLLILWIINKFTPVKVNQQAVGDDLDITEFDEDAYREKSN; this comes from the coding sequence ATGGAAAATATACTGTCGGTTTTGGATGTTCCAAATACGGCCTTTATGCTGCTGTGTACAAGTTTAGTTATGTTAATGACTCCAGGACTGGCTTTTTTCTATGGCGGCCTAGTCTCTCGTAAAAGTGTTATTACCATAATGTCCCAAAGTTTCTTCTCTATGGGATGGGTGGCGATTATTTGGTTTGTTGTCGGTTATTCATTATCTTTTGGTCCATCAATTAATGGGATCATTGGTGATCCATTTTATTATGCGTTTTTAAATAACGTCAGTCCCCAAACCATGTATACAGGGAATGATGGCGGGTTACCAATACTGGTACATTTCAGTTATCAGATGATGTTTGCCATTATTACACCTGCATTAATAACAGGGGCTTTTGCAAATAGAGTTAACTTCCCTGCTTATCTGATCTTTTTGACCTTATGGACGTTATTTGTTTATTGCCCATTTGTTCATATGGTATGGAGTCCCGAGGGAATTTTTGCTAAGTGGGGCGTTGTTGACTTTGCTGGTGGGATTGTTGTGCATGCAACTGCAGGTTTTGCTGCGATAGCGTCGGCACTGTATGTCGGCAAACGTATGGTACCTTCAGATGGAACCCATAATATTCCTTATATTGCATTAGGTGCTGCTTTACTGTGGTTTGGTTGGTATGGCTTTAACGCGGGCTCCGAGTTGCAAGTAAATACAGTCACGGTGTCTGCATTTTTAACCACGGATATTGCAGCGGCTTTTGCAGCAGTCACTTGGTTTATTATTGAGCGTCTGCATACTGGTAAGCCAAAATTAGTTGGTTTCTTAACCGGTGCTGTTGCAGGTTTAGCGACAATCACGCCAGCTTCGGGTTATGTATCAATCGGCTCAGCGGCAATCATTGGTATTATTGCAAGTCTTGTTTGTTATTTCTTTGTTTTCTTAGTGAGACGTCATTTAGATGATGCACTGGATGTTTTTGGTGTGCACGGTGTAGGCGGGATCACAGGTTCTATTTTAGTTGGGGTATTTGCTTCCACAGTTTGGAACCCTAAAGGACCAGCAGGTTTACTTGAAGGCAATGGTATGCAAATTGTGAAGCAACTTGTTGCTGTTGTCTTTACTAGTGTATGGTCGTTCGTATTTACATTATTAATTCTATGGATCATTAATAAATTTACCCCAGTCAAAGTAAATCAACAGGCTGTTGGTGATGATTTAGATATCACTGAATTTGATGAAGATGCGTATAGAGAAAAATCTAACTAG
- a CDS encoding ABC transporter substrate-binding protein, giving the protein MKKRLATAIQAACLMGLSMGALADSTSPEHTLRLAIGSEPTEGFDPMLGWSHGSYMLLHSPLLKQNADLSWHSYMLEKYEHSDDGKIWTLTLKKDLKFSDGSPLTAKDVVFTYNNAAASGGKVDMGNFANAEAIDPLTVKITLSSPQSTFINVLGSLGIVSADKYDAKKYAHNPIGAGPYRLVEFQPGQQLIVEQNPYYAGPKNDFNKMVFVFLDEDSAFAAAQSRQLDIVRIPAAIAANAKDVKDMKLVERHSVENRGISFPIPPAGEKDAQGNPIGNDITSDVAVRKAINYVIDRKLLSESVLEGFAIPAYTGVEGLPWNNPKSSFKDGDVEKAKAILEEAGWKLNKDGLREKDGKVAKLTLWYASGDTTRRDLAQAVRASLKPIGIEMDLKSGSWETVERYMHANPTLFGWGSLDPMELVHNYSSKAAGVGFYNPGYYKNPAIDEIIEEALRQPDQTAAIPLWQQVDWNGQTGTGIQGDAAWAWLMNIQHIYLLDNCVELGKGAPEIHGSWSVLNNVDDWAWTCK; this is encoded by the coding sequence ATGAAAAAGAGATTAGCAACAGCAATCCAAGCCGCATGCTTAATGGGGCTATCTATGGGTGCTCTAGCCGATTCTACTTCACCAGAACATACTTTACGTCTGGCTATTGGTTCTGAACCAACAGAAGGTTTTGACCCTATGTTAGGCTGGAGTCATGGCAGCTATATGCTTCTTCATAGTCCGCTATTAAAACAGAATGCAGATTTGTCATGGCATAGTTATATGCTTGAGAAATATGAACATTCTGATGATGGTAAAATTTGGACGCTAACATTAAAGAAAGATTTAAAATTTTCTGATGGCTCACCATTAACAGCAAAAGATGTGGTTTTCACCTATAACAATGCCGCTGCAAGTGGTGGTAAAGTGGATATGGGGAACTTTGCTAACGCTGAAGCGATTGACCCATTAACCGTTAAGATTACATTATCATCACCACAAAGTACCTTTATTAACGTATTAGGTTCATTAGGTATTGTTTCTGCCGATAAGTACGATGCTAAAAAGTATGCACATAATCCGATTGGTGCAGGTCCATATCGTTTAGTTGAATTTCAACCGGGACAGCAACTGATCGTTGAACAAAACCCATACTATGCAGGCCCAAAAAACGACTTTAATAAGATGGTCTTCGTATTCCTTGATGAAGACTCGGCTTTCGCTGCGGCACAAAGTCGTCAACTTGATATCGTGCGCATCCCTGCGGCTATCGCAGCGAATGCAAAAGATGTCAAAGATATGAAATTGGTTGAACGTCATAGTGTAGAGAATAGAGGGATCTCTTTCCCTATTCCTCCAGCAGGTGAAAAAGATGCACAAGGCAATCCAATTGGTAATGATATCACCTCCGATGTGGCGGTGCGTAAAGCCATCAACTATGTGATTGACCGTAAATTGCTGTCTGAATCGGTACTTGAAGGATTTGCTATCCCTGCCTACACAGGGGTTGAAGGATTACCTTGGAATAACCCGAAATCATCGTTTAAAGATGGTGATGTAGAAAAAGCGAAAGCGATTTTAGAAGAGGCTGGTTGGAAATTAAATAAAGACGGCTTAAGAGAAAAAGACGGTAAAGTTGCTAAGCTGACTCTCTGGTATGCGAGCGGTGATACTACGCGTCGTGATTTAGCTCAAGCGGTAAGGGCAAGTTTGAAACCTATTGGTATTGAGATGGATCTGAAATCAGGAAGTTGGGAAACCGTTGAGCGTTACATGCATGCCAACCCAACATTGTTTGGTTGGGGTAGCCTCGACCCAATGGAACTGGTTCATAACTATAGCAGTAAGGCTGCGGGTGTTGGTTTTTACAACCCTGGTTATTATAAAAATCCAGCTATTGATGAAATCATCGAAGAGGCGTTGCGCCAGCCAGACCAAACAGCCGCAATTCCATTATGGCAACAAGTGGATTGGAATGGTCAAACAGGAACAGGTATCCAAGGTGATGCAGCTTGGGCGTGGTTGATGAATATTCAACACATTTATTTATTAGATAATTGTGTTGAATTAGGCAAAGGTGCACCTGAAATTCATGGTTCTTGGTCTGTACTGAATAACGTTGATGATTGGGCTTGGACCTGTAAATAA
- a CDS encoding ABC transporter permease, with protein sequence MRTTIGLLLRFICLLLVTAIGVFILLSYSPIDPIKAYIGNDLMHVPPEQYPLIAARWGLDQPLWMQFWRWFSQLLQGDMGYSMLYNTPVSQVIADRLAPSLALLISAWLFSGIIGFALGLVAGRYLNRWPDRVISTLSYLLASIPVFWIGLLLLSLFAVSLHWAPICCAWPIGLDEQTATWSQKIHHLVLPVIALGLLGVGNIALHTRSKVAEVMNSEFIHYAKAQGDKGWPMMSFHILKHAITPAMCLQFASVGELLSGALLAEKVFAYPGLGQATIDAGLRGDIPLLMGIVMLCAVVIFFSNSLSDLLLKKINQGVIRES encoded by the coding sequence ATGCGTACAACAATAGGGCTTTTACTGCGATTTATTTGTTTGCTGTTGGTGACAGCGATAGGGGTTTTTATTCTCTTAAGCTATTCACCTATTGATCCGATAAAAGCTTATATTGGTAATGATTTAATGCATGTACCCCCTGAGCAGTATCCACTGATTGCTGCTCGTTGGGGGCTTGACCAGCCATTATGGATGCAGTTCTGGCGTTGGTTTTCGCAGCTATTACAAGGTGATATGGGCTATTCGATGCTCTATAACACACCTGTATCACAAGTCATAGCCGATAGGTTAGCGCCTTCATTAGCATTATTGATATCAGCGTGGTTATTTTCAGGGATTATTGGTTTTGCTTTGGGATTGGTTGCGGGACGTTACCTTAACCGGTGGCCAGATAGGGTGATTTCAACATTATCTTATCTATTAGCGTCGATCCCTGTGTTTTGGATAGGGTTATTATTACTGTCATTATTTGCTGTTTCGTTGCATTGGGCGCCAATTTGTTGTGCATGGCCAATCGGTTTAGACGAACAAACAGCGACATGGTCACAAAAAATCCATCATTTAGTACTGCCCGTGATTGCTCTAGGACTGCTAGGTGTTGGAAATATCGCCTTACACACGCGCTCTAAAGTGGCGGAAGTGATGAATAGCGAGTTCATTCACTATGCGAAAGCGCAGGGTGATAAAGGGTGGCCAATGATGAGTTTTCATATCTTAAAACATGCAATCACACCAGCGATGTGTTTGCAATTTGCTTCGGTGGGGGAATTACTCAGCGGCGCATTACTGGCTGAAAAGGTATTTGCTTACCCTGGTTTAGGGCAAGCGACAATTGATGCAGGGCTACGGGGGGATATTCCATTGCTCATGGGGATTGTGATGTTGTGTGCAGTGGTGATCTTTTTCAGCAATAGCCTTTCAGATTTGTTATTGAAAAAGATTAATCAGGGAGTGATTAGAGAGTCATGA
- a CDS encoding ABC transporter permease — translation MTYNPNRALLKLIISLVCLCVLAIYALWLSQTDVEVNLLDRRQAPSLVHLFGTDSLGRDLWDRVFQGLATSLQIGTTAAVSSGLIAVVMAGLSSFSKTMDYIVRGIIDSLLALPHLLLLILICFTLGGGKAGVIWAVALTHWPKLTLILRSELLRVQQADYIMLSRRIGNSALYRCRYDYLPMILPQWMVGTLLMFPHAILHSAALSFLGFGLSPHEPSLGILLSDALRYLSTGAWWLAMFPGLALVGLVLLFDQFAKSVQNLWLRGV, via the coding sequence ATGACCTATAACCCAAACCGAGCTTTACTGAAGTTAATAATTTCTTTAGTGTGTTTATGCGTGTTAGCCATTTATGCCTTGTGGCTTTCACAGACTGATGTCGAAGTGAATTTATTAGATCGCCGTCAAGCGCCCTCATTAGTTCATTTATTCGGTACTGATAGTTTAGGGCGTGATTTATGGGATCGCGTATTTCAAGGTTTAGCGACCAGTTTGCAGATTGGAACGACGGCAGCGGTATCGAGTGGTTTAATCGCAGTTGTGATGGCGGGTTTATCGTCATTTAGCAAAACGATGGATTATATCGTGCGTGGCATTATCGATTCATTATTAGCACTGCCACATTTGCTGTTGCTGATCTTGATTTGTTTTACTTTAGGGGGGGGAAAAGCGGGAGTCATTTGGGCGGTTGCATTAACTCACTGGCCAAAATTAACGCTTATCTTACGTTCTGAGTTATTGCGAGTACAACAAGCAGATTACATCATGTTATCGCGCCGCATTGGTAACAGTGCACTATATCGTTGCCGATATGATTATCTGCCGATGATTTTACCGCAGTGGATGGTTGGAACATTATTGATGTTTCCACATGCAATTTTACACAGCGCTGCATTGAGTTTTCTTGGTTTTGGCTTGTCACCACATGAGCCATCATTAGGCATTTTACTATCTGATGCGCTGCGTTATTTAAGTACAGGTGCTTGGTGGTTAGCGATGTTTCCAGGTCTTGCATTAGTTGGATTGGTACTGTTATTTGACCAGTTTGCCAAATCTGTCCAAAACTTATGGTTAAGGGGAGTATGA
- a CDS encoding ATP-binding cassette domain-containing protein has protein sequence MLSFDHLTVDVAQFRWLGKKRWQPLLNDISLDVRPGEMVALVGGSGEGKSLLLQSGLGLLPENMRCHGNIVLNGNKLTEKTKQQYRGNSLCYIPQGVSALNPLIRIGPQLERAAVLSGQHIKMHDVALHLQQYNLQSSVVNNYPNQLSGGMAKRVLACSATLSRAEYILADEISSWLDDEHAIQLLEHIKSLCQDGKGILWVTHDLAMAVRFADRIALLRNGSLEEVLTSEKLQNGGGGKWLQSLWHSLPEHQFMNFKQ, from the coding sequence ATGTTAAGTTTTGATCATTTAACCGTAGATGTTGCACAGTTTCGTTGGCTTGGAAAAAAACGTTGGCAGCCATTATTGAATGATATTTCATTGGATGTTCGCCCAGGTGAGATGGTTGCGCTAGTGGGGGGCAGTGGTGAAGGTAAAAGCCTATTGTTACAAAGTGGCTTAGGTTTATTACCAGAGAATATGCGTTGTCATGGCAATATTGTCTTAAATGGTAATAAGCTAACTGAAAAAACCAAGCAGCAGTATCGTGGTAATTCTTTATGTTATATACCACAGGGTGTCAGTGCTCTAAACCCCTTAATTAGAATCGGCCCTCAACTCGAAAGGGCGGCCGTGTTAAGTGGGCAGCATATCAAAATGCACGATGTAGCACTGCATTTGCAGCAATATAACTTGCAATCCAGTGTGGTGAATAATTATCCAAATCAATTATCAGGTGGAATGGCAAAACGTGTTTTAGCCTGTAGTGCGACATTATCGCGTGCTGAATATATCTTAGCGGATGAGATTTCTTCTTGGTTGGATGATGAACATGCAATCCAGCTATTGGAACATATCAAGTCACTTTGCCAAGATGGAAAAGGTATTTTGTGGGTAACACATGATCTTGCGATGGCTGTACGTTTCGCTGACCGTATTGCACTTTTACGCAATGGGTCACTTGAAGAAGTATTAACGAGTGAAAAATTACAAAATGGTGGAGGGGGGAAATGGCTCCAATCTCTATGGCATTCTTTGCCTGAACACCAATTTATGAATTTTAAACAATAA
- a CDS encoding urease subunit gamma — protein MQLTPREIEKLMVYTLADVAQKRRDRGVKLNYPEAVAIITVTALEGARDGKTVEDVMKEAAAVLTKKDVMDGVWDLIPNVQVEAIFTDGTRLVTVHNPIK, from the coding sequence ATGCAATTAACCCCAAGGGAAATTGAAAAATTGATGGTTTATACACTCGCAGACGTTGCACAAAAACGTCGTGACCGTGGTGTGAAATTAAACTACCCAGAAGCGGTTGCCATTATTACGGTTACTGCTTTAGAAGGTGCACGTGATGGTAAAACCGTTGAAGATGTGATGAAAGAAGCTGCTGCTGTCTTAACGAAAAAAGATGTTATGGATGGTGTGTGGGATTTAATTCCAAACGTACAAGTTGAAGCTATTTTTACTGATGGCACACGTCTGGTTACTGTGCATAATCCGATAAAATAA
- a CDS encoding urease subunit beta, with translation MSNAKTDTKAPTPLGGVILADTPIEFNVGKPETKLKVRNTGDRPVQIGSHFHFFEVNHALEFDRAAAYGKRLNIASTTAIRFEPGDEIEVSLIPFGGKQTVYGFNNLVDGWAGNNVATTERPAKAIALNEAIARGYKHKEQ, from the coding sequence ATGAGCAACGCGAAAACAGATACAAAAGCACCTACACCTTTAGGCGGGGTTATTTTAGCGGATACCCCAATTGAATTTAATGTAGGCAAACCTGAAACGAAATTAAAAGTGCGAAATACCGGTGACCGTCCGGTACAAATAGGCTCTCACTTTCATTTTTTTGAAGTTAACCATGCGTTAGAATTTGATCGTGCTGCGGCTTATGGTAAGCGTTTAAATATTGCGTCTACTACTGCAATACGTTTTGAACCAGGCGATGAAATTGAAGTATCACTTATCCCTTTCGGTGGAAAACAAACTGTTTATGGATTTAATAACCTCGTTGATGGTTGGGCAGGGAATAACGTCGCAACAACAGAGCGTCCAGCAAAAGCGATTGCATTAAATGAAGCGATTGCTCGCGGTTATAAACATAAAGAACAGTAA
- a CDS encoding urease subunit alpha → MPQISRQEYSGLFGPTVGDKIRLGDTDLYIEIEKDLRGYGEESVYGGGKSLRDGMGANNTFTSDNGVLDLVITNVTIVDARLGVIKADVGIKNGKIVGVGKSGNPNVQDNITPGMVVGVATDAISGEHLILTAAGIDTHIHLISPQQAYAALSNGVTTFFGGGIGPTDGTNGTTVTAGPWNMRAMLRAIEGLPINVGILGKGNSYTREPLIEQLVAGAAGLKVHEDWGATGNAIRHALRIADEFDVQISVHTDSLNEGGYVEDTIEAFEGRTIHTYHTEGAGGGHAPDIIKVVSQPNVLPSSTNPTLPFGINSQSELFDMIMVCHNLNPNIPSDVSFAESRVRPETIAAENVLHDMGAISMFSSDSQAMGRVGENWLRIIQTANAMKASRGKLPEDAPGNDNFRVLRYVAKITINPAIAQGVSHILGSIEVGKMADLVLWDPKMFGAKPKLVIKGGLINWAAMGDPNASLPTPQPVFYRPMFGAMGKTVNDTCVTFVSQAALDDGVKEKAGLERQVVAVNNCRAIGKRDLVRNGETPNIEVDPETFAVKVNGEHATCQPISEAAMNQRYFFG, encoded by the coding sequence ATGCCACAAATTTCTAGACAAGAATATAGCGGCCTATTTGGCCCAACAGTCGGCGATAAAATTCGTTTAGGTGATACAGATCTGTATATTGAAATCGAGAAAGACTTACGCGGATATGGCGAAGAGTCTGTCTATGGTGGAGGTAAATCTTTGCGTGATGGTATGGGCGCAAATAACACCTTTACCAGCGATAACGGGGTTCTTGATCTCGTTATTACCAACGTCACTATTGTTGATGCACGTTTAGGTGTGATCAAAGCCGACGTAGGGATTAAAAACGGTAAAATTGTTGGGGTTGGTAAAAGTGGTAACCCGAATGTTCAGGACAATATCACCCCTGGAATGGTGGTGGGTGTAGCCACAGATGCTATCTCAGGTGAACACTTAATTTTAACCGCTGCGGGTATCGATACTCACATTCATTTAATTTCACCTCAGCAGGCTTATGCTGCGTTATCAAACGGTGTAACGACTTTCTTTGGTGGTGGTATTGGGCCAACTGATGGTACCAACGGCACCACAGTAACCGCAGGTCCATGGAACATGCGTGCCATGCTGCGTGCCATTGAAGGCTTGCCAATCAACGTTGGTATTTTGGGTAAAGGTAACTCATATACCCGTGAACCATTAATTGAGCAATTAGTTGCTGGCGCGGCAGGCTTAAAAGTACACGAAGACTGGGGCGCAACAGGCAACGCAATTCGTCACGCACTGCGTATCGCTGATGAGTTTGATGTGCAAATTTCTGTGCATACAGACAGCCTCAACGAGGGTGGCTATGTAGAAGATACTATCGAAGCGTTCGAAGGCCGTACTATCCACACCTATCACACAGAAGGTGCTGGTGGTGGTCACGCACCAGATATTATTAAAGTTGTTAGCCAGCCAAACGTGCTGCCAAGTTCAACTAACCCAACACTTCCTTTTGGTATTAATAGCCAATCAGAATTGTTCGATATGATCATGGTTTGCCACAACTTAAACCCAAATATACCATCAGACGTTTCGTTTGCTGAAAGTCGTGTGCGTCCAGAAACTATCGCAGCGGAAAACGTATTGCATGATATGGGGGCAATCTCGATGTTCTCTAGTGACTCACAGGCGATGGGTCGTGTTGGTGAGAACTGGTTGAGGATCATTCAAACCGCGAATGCAATGAAAGCTTCACGTGGAAAACTGCCTGAAGATGCACCGGGTAATGATAACTTCCGCGTTTTACGTTATGTTGCAAAAATCACAATTAACCCAGCGATTGCACAAGGCGTGAGTCACATCTTAGGTTCAATCGAAGTTGGTAAAATGGCTGACTTGGTGTTGTGGGATCCAAAAATGTTTGGTGCTAAACCAAAACTGGTGATTAAAGGTGGCTTGATTAACTGGGCGGCAATGGGCGATCCAAATGCGTCACTGCCAACACCACAACCAGTATTCTATCGTCCAATGTTTGGCGCTATGGGTAAAACAGTTAATGACACTTGTGTCACATTTGTTTCCCAAGCAGCATTAGATGATGGCGTTAAAGAAAAAGCTGGTTTAGAGCGCCAAGTTGTGGCGGTGAACAACTGCCGTGCGATTGGTAAGCGTGATTTAGTTCGTAATGGTGAAACTCCGAATATTGAAGTTGACCCTGAAACTTTTGCTGTAAAAGTGAATGGCGAACATGCTACTTGCCAACCGATTAGTGAAGCAGCCATGAACCAACGTTATTTCTTTGGTTAA